From Oryza brachyantha chromosome 9, ObraRS2, whole genome shotgun sequence, a single genomic window includes:
- the LOC102722331 gene encoding probable purine permease 11 yields MAQAQEFQLKIKDSPGQESSHGESCEGQANVGPKKRRGGVRRWLPLLVDMLMLLVGEAMAPLLSRVYYNSGGKSLWMATLAQSAGAPLLAIPLILTPRAAAGEPRPALWKMVAICVGLGVLIGCDNFMYSYAMLCLPVSTFSLVAATQLAFNAVTSRLINAQRFTALILNSVVVLTFSAALLGVDSDSSSSDDGGGSVVPRGKHAAGVVLTLSASAVYALIMSLFEVTFEKVIRATTPRWVLKMQIFTSAVATAVSAAALLASGEWRTIHGEAAAFKNGEASYVATVVGIAVGWQAAELGAVRLVARVSSLFANVTGTLALPLVPVLAVAVFGDKMTGTKAVAMLMAVWGFLSYVYHHYLDARRATARPCCSVCTERMANV; encoded by the exons ATGGCACAAGCTCAGGAATTTCAGCTCAAGATAAAAG ATTCTCCGGGACAGGAATCCAGCCATGGCGAGAGCTGCGAGGGGCAGGCTAATGTCGGCCCGAAGAagagacgcggcggcgttcgACGGTGGCTGCCGCTGCTGGTGGACATGCTGATGCTGCTCGTCGGGGAGGCAATGGCGCCTCTCCTCAGCCGAGTGTACTACAACTCCGGCGGCAAAAGCTTGTGGATGGCCACGCTCGCGCAGTCCGCCGGCGCGCCACTGCTGGCCATTCCTCTCATCCTCACGCCgcgggccgccgccggggagccCCGGCCGGCGTTGTGGAAGATGGTCGCCATCTGCGTCGGGCTCGGGGTCCTCATCGGCTGCGACAACTTCATGTACTCGTACGCGATGCTGTGCCTGCCGGTGTCCACGTTCTCGCTCGTCGCCGCGACGCAGCTCGCCTTCAACGCCGTCACGTCGCGCCTCATCAACGCGCAGCGCTTCACGGCGCTCATCCTCAACTCCGTCGTCGTGCTCACCTTCTCCGCCGCGCTTCTCGGCGTCGACTccgactcctcctcctctgacgacggcggcggcagcgtcgtCCCGCGTGGCAAGCACGCGGCCGGCGTCGTCCTCACCCTGTCGGCGTCCGCCGTCTACGCGCTCATCATGTCCCTGTTCGAGGTCACCTTCGAGAAGGTGATCAGGGCCACGACGCCGCGGTGGGTGCTGAAGATGCAAATCTTCACGAGCGCGGTCGCCACGGcggtgtcggcggcggcgctgctcgcgTCGGGGGAGTGGAGGACGAtccacggcgaggcggcggcgttcaAGAACGGGGAGGCGTCGTACGTGGCGACCGTCGTGGGGATCGCCGTGGGGTGgcaggcggcggagctgggcgccGTGAGGCTGGTCGCGAGGGTGTCGTCGCTGTTCGCGAACGTGACGGGCACGCTGGCGCTGCCGCTGGTGCCGgtgctggcggtggcggtgttCGGGGACAAGATGACGGGCACCAAGGCTGTGGCCATGCTCATGGCCGTGTGGGGGTTCCTCTCCTACGTGTACCACCACTACCTCGACGCCCGGCGTGCGACGGCGCGGCCTTGCTGCAGCGTCTGCACGGAGCGGATGGCAAATGTTTAG
- the LOC102714765 gene encoding probable flavin-containing monooxygenase 1, whose protein sequence is MERRKVGIIGAGVSGLAACKHTLDKGFNPVVFEADDTIGGVWAHTLESTRLQAPTTAFRFSDLAWPASVTEKYPGHRKVMEYLRSYASKFDLLKCIRFNSQVLGVEYLGQTEEEIMKWEHWSGNGEAFGTGKDGVWRLTVKDLKIGHVEVFQVDFLIVCIGRHSGSPNIPEFPANNGLESFKGKILHSIDYSYMDNAAEFIKGKNVTIVGSGKSAFDIAAEVAKVNGATHPCTMIYRTRHWLVHKSSIWGVDLSYFYLNRISQLLVHKPGEGFLYYVLATALSPLRWTISKVIEAYFKRSIPLQKHGMVPDYSFSFAMSSCLIAMLPERFYDKVDEGSIILKKSKRFSFSNDGIILEDGNEHIKSDIIILATGFKGDQKLRDIFTANWCKNIVAGSSDTEVPLYRECIHPRIPQLAIVGYSESLTNIYAFERMANWVAHLLAGRFKLPSIRCMEESVLEWAKYKDLYNGKYFRRSCISTINIWFNDLLCQDIGCDPKRKKGILAEWFQPYGPADYADLY, encoded by the exons ATGGAGAGAAGGAAGGTTGGCATCATCGGCGCCGGTGTGAGCGGCTTAGCAGCATGCAAACACACACTCGACAAGGGGTTCAACCCAGTGGTATTCGAAGCTGATGACACCATTGGAGGAGTCTGGGCACACACCTTGGAGTCAACAAGGCTCCAGGCACCAACCACAGCATTCAGGTTCTCAGACCTGGCATGGCCAGCAAGTGTGACAGAGAAGTACCCAGGCCATAGGAAGGTCATGGAGTACCTGAGGTCATATGCATCCAAGTTTGATCTCCTCAAGTGCATCAGGTTCAATAGCCAGGTGCTTGGAGTTGAATACCTTGGTCAAACTGAGGAAGAAATCATGAAGTGGGAGCACTGGTCTGGCAATGGTGAAGCATTTGGAACTGGCAAGGATGGGGTTTGGCGCCTCACAGTGAAGGACTTGAAAATTGGTCACGTTGAG GTTTTTCAAGTGGATTTTCTAATCGTGTGCATTGGAAGGCATAGTGGGAGCCCGAATATCCCAGAATTTCCGGCAAACAATGGCCTTGAGTCATTCAAAGGGAAAATCTTGCACTCAATAGACTACTCATACATGGATAATGCCGCCGAATTTATCAAAGGTAAGAATGTGACTATAGTAGGCTCTGGAAAATCTGCATTTGACATTGCTGCAGAGGTCGCCAAGGTGAATG GTGCAACCCACCCATGCACCATGATATATAGAACAAGGCACTGGTTGGTCCACAAATCTAGTATATGGGGAGTTGACCTCAGTTACTTCTATCTTAACCGCATTTCACAGCTACTGGTTCATAAACCTGGTGAAGGATTTCTTTATTATGTTTTGGCCACTGCCCTCTCCCCTTTG AGATGGACGATCTCAAAAGTAATTGAAGCTTACTTCAAGCGAAGCATTCCTTTACAAAAGCATGGGATGGTTCCTGACTACAGCTTCTCCTTTGCCATGTCGTCTTGCTTGATTGCAATGCTACCAGAGAGGTTTTATGACAAGGTTGACGAAGGAAGCATTATTCTCAAGAAATCCAAGAGGTTCAGCTTCTCTAATGACGGAATCATCCTGGAAGATGGAAATGAACACATAAAGAGTGATATTATAATTCTAGCAACAGGATTTAAAGGTGATCAGAAACTTAGAGACATCTTCACAGCAAATTGGTGTAAAAATATAGTGGCAGGGTCATCAGATACAGAAGTTCCTCTATACAG AGAATGCATCCATCCTCGGATTCCTCAGCTAGCAATTGTTGGATACTCTGAGAGCCTTACCAACATATATGCCTTCGAAAGAATGGCCAATTGGGTAGCGCATTTACTAGCTGGTCGCTTCAAATTACCAAGCATAAGATGTATGGAAGAGAGCGTGCTAGAGTGGGCAAAGTACAAGGACCTTTACAATGGAAAGTATTTTCGCAGGTCCTGTATAAGCACCATTAACATTtggtttaatgatttattgtgCCAAGACATTGGATGTGACCCTAAAAGGAAGAAAGGAATCCTGGCTGAATGGTTCCAGCCATATGGACCTGCTGATTATGCAGATCTTTACTGA